From Daphnia pulicaria isolate SC F1-1A chromosome 4, SC_F0-13Bv2, whole genome shotgun sequence, one genomic window encodes:
- the LOC124338501 gene encoding adhesive plaque matrix protein-like, which yields MKFMLVIVAAVVAVSAEKHGNHRTVPSYRSGSGSYEKKYEATTYATPTYNTAASYQYQGTETTYEDEPVYTKSYSRPSYKTTPAPYVTESASYYSKSSYEPSTYSSPSSTYVTSKPKSYEATEPVRSYSSKPTYSESPYSSPVYTTTTSAPYTTNQRYSTPAYYSKQDSYDYKPMPYKFAWGVKDEKSYNDYSHQEESDGKVVSGSYRVLLPDGRTQIVTYKADEYGYQAVVKYEGEAKYDEYKPTYKPAYKPSDVKYEEESKYTNNYKPADYTKGPVNYSTVKNAEYTKKTAYTVPVYSTKPYESATVYTTPSYPSYQSTAY from the exons ATGAAG TTTATGCTCGTCATAGTTGCAGCTGTCGTGGCCGTCTCGGCCGAAAAACATGGAAATCACCGCACTGTGCCTAGTTATAGGTCGGGAAGCGGGtcttatgaaaaaaaatacgaagcgACCACCTATGCCACACCGACTTACAACACCGCAGCATCCTACCAATACCAGGGGACTGAAACAACTTATGAAGACGAGCCCGTCTACACCAAATCCTACTCTCGGCCGTCGTACAAGACAACTCCAGCACCTTACGTTACCGAAAGCGCTTCTTACTACTCAAAATCCTCGTATGAACCGTCAACGTATTCGAGTCCATCCTCAACATACGTGACCAGCAAGCCGAAATCATACGAAGCCACCGAACCTGTGCGATCCTACTCTTCTAAGCCAACCTACTCAGAATCTCCTTATTCTTCCCCGGTATACACAACGACGACCAGCGCTCCTTATACTACAAACCAGCGATATTCCACTCCGGCTTATTACAGCAAGCAAGATTCCTATGATTAC AAGCCGATGCCTTACAAGTTTGCCTGGGGTGTTAAGGACGAAAAGAGCTACAACGACTACTCCCATCAAGAGGAGAGTGACGGCAAAGTTGTAAGCGGATCTTACCGCGTTCTTCTTCCCGACGGCCGCACCCAAATTGTTACCTACAAGGCTGATGAGTACGGATATCAAGCTGTAGTGAAATATGAGGGAGAAGCCAAATACGATGAGTACAAGCCCACCTATAAACCCGCCTACAAGCCGTCGGATGTCAAATACGAAGAAGAATCCAAGTACACTAACAACTACAAACCTGCAGATTACACGAAAGGTCCAGTTAACTACAGCACTGTTAAGAACGCTGAGTACACTAAGAAGACGGCGTACACAGTTCCCGTTTATTCAACTAAACCGTACGAATCTGCAACTGTTTACACCACTCCGTCCTACCCATCCTACCAGTCGACTGCGTACTGA